The genomic stretch GTTTGTAAAATATAGATATTATTGAATATTGATCAAAGTTGGAAAATGGTTGACTTGAAACAAAGTGGACTTTTACAGTTTGATTGTatggagcatctccaagagtttggtatAATTTACTTGCTAAACTAATACATCTAGCAAgttaataaaagaaataacaactttaaattttattattCTCTAACCTATAATAGCTtactaaaatttaaaaatttatagTAGGATCCACATCTATTTGTTATTTTTTGGCTTACTAGAACTAATCATATCTTTTACTTGAAGGATAGGGACTTCTCTCTAATTTGTAAACTTATGAGTTGAAATGAAAAGaatatttaaaaactttttatttttgagtACCTATTTTACTAAACTATCAGAGaagactttttttttctctttttgctAAAAAATCAAGATAACAAGATGTTTTACCAAACTCCTGGAGATGCTTTAATAAAACAAAATAAAGGGTGTCAAACTTagatagttttttatttttccaaTCCAAACACCATTTTATAATCCAAACACTCCAATAGTTTTTCCAACACACCAACGAAACCAAACGAATATGCATTCTGAAAACCGTATGTTTCACAAGTAACATCTGTATTTGAGAATGAAAAATTCTATTGCTGTACACCACAAGAAAACCAATACAGTACGGCAAAATGTGTCAACACTAATTAGTCCTTCATGGAGTAGCTACAAGGAAAACATCTGGCTAGCTCTTATCTAAAACTGCACCCAAAGGCTCTGCAAGAATGGCTTAACCAGGCACAGGGGTTACGAAATGTCGGCCCCGTGCCATGTAGTTcttccgacattcaaatacctATCTACAAACAACAGCATCACTATGCCTCAAATTTACAATGAATTACAATGGTTGGTATTTCTCTTCGTATCTATAGTGATTCCATAGACCCACTCTTTAGCCTCTCCATTCGTGCTTGCAGCCCAGATAGAGCTCGCTCATCCATGGGTGGAATATTGCTTTGTTGTTGGGGTTCACCGTCCAACCGTGCTCCCCCATGCAGCACATTACTTCCGTTCATACTTGCCAACGGCCGAGCCTGAGCTCCATCAAAATGACCTATAGCTGCAGCTTGAATGCTTTTCATCCTCTCCCTAAGAGCATCCAATGTCCCTGCTGGTAAAGAAATAATGATTACAATAATCAGATCACATAAACATTGATAGCATATATAATTATGCATGCAACTTGATTGAGGCAGTGTAGGATGGGGGACCTGAGGTCTGGTATCTATCAGTCTGTTGGTCGGTGGCGTCACCTTGACCTCTAAAGGGTTGTGTCTCACCAATGCCATTATCTTCGTTATAATCTGTTTTGCTACCAATTGATTTTGTGTGGACAGGGGATGGTGCAAACTTTGGAGAGGGTATTGCTGCTATTGGGGGTGGTGTGGATAATGGAAGACTAGAGGGCGTTCTTCCAGCTGCAGCATTCTTCTCCACCTGCATTGTAAACAATGTAATTAAATTCAATCGTACCTCAAACAACattaacataacaagctcaaaCCCCTCCATGACTGAGGTTTCAAACCTGAGCTAGCCCATCTCTGATATAGGTCCTAAATGCTTCACTAGCATTCTGAAGCTGAGCAAATATATCAACCTGAGATAATGATAGCAGATCAGATTATGAACAGAAATATGGAAGCTGAATGCTCAATAGAAGATTCACTTTCAAAAGAAATATATGCACAGCACATTATTAAAATCTTCAATGTAGACTAAACCAGTTCACAAATAGTTCCCCAAGTAATAAGCAGTGTTAATGTGAAAGTACATTAATCGGCCTCAGCTTGACAAGTTTACATGCCATTCGATAATACAATACAAGGAATAATACCTTTGGGTAGAGCTGAGTTATCCGATACAGTTCATAAAGGCCAATAGTACATGTTTGCTTGTCACCGATTTTCTTGAAGACAGCAGCAAGCTCTTGCTGTTCATAGCcacaaaagagaagaaaaaaaacatgtgAAATCACTGCCTTAATCTTAAGCATTTGTGTCACAAGCAAGCACAACTAAAAAAAGATAAGATAGTTGTACCTTCAACTGCGCGTCAGCTGAGTGACTAGATGGATTTGGATTGTTCGACGCAGCATCACCCCAGTGAGTTTGACCCATAGGTCCCGATGGCGTCAGCATTCTAGCGGCTGCAAGGGTCTACAACGACCGAACAATGTTGCTTAGCAAGAAAAAAAGGTTGCACGAAGAAGCTTGTTGGTAATGGTGGTTTTGCAAGTTCTACCTGGAGATTAAGATCAATGTACGCTAGAATTATTGGCTGAGGTTCAGCATCTATAGGAACCATTGAAAGGTGACCCTTTATTGCTGTCCCCCGAAGCTTCACAAGTTCATGCAATACGGTTTTGACCATTCTTAATGGCTTATCATCAGCACCAGCTCTACAGATTATACAGAATTTCTATTTAAACCAAAATtcaagaaaatatttaaagagctATTGAAGGGATGCGGACCTTCTCCGTATTTCTTCCATTCCTAGTTCTTGTAAATAAATATGGATGCTCTGAAGAATTCGATCAAGGTCAACTTCAAATATTGTACTCTGAAGAACCTGAAAGATGGAATGCAGGGTGTCAGAAGTACTGTAAAGTTGAAATTCAGGAAACATCAGATGTAATGTCATGAAGAGATTCAGGAACATGTGTCAAGCAGATAATAATGTACCTTTGTCAACTTAATTAAGCATTTGACAACTAAGTCCGAAAACTTCTGATTTTTTACAGCAAGAGACTCTGCTGGTGTAGGCGATGGCCATCTTGAAGGATCCAAAGGCCTCAGCAAATTAATTAGCACAACAAACGAGGATGTTCTCTCAGCATTATCCTGTTTCAAACAGAGCCATTAAAAAaagaacaagtagagcaaaggagAGAATGAAATAGAAATTTACATACCAGGATTTTAAGCATTAAAACATTAAGTGCTTTGAGTAATTGGCTGCCATCATCCATAAGAGGAACCCTTTCATCTAAAAGCCAAAGGAGTAACTCCGTAATAAGGTTGTCAAGAGTACCCTCCTTCACAGCATGAGCAAGACGTTTGATCTGAAATGTCTGTTAAAATAGCCCAAGATTTCAGATAAACAAAATCTACCATAAGAAAGGTAAAGGGCCAAAAACAAATGTCAAACCTGCATGAGTGTATTTAAAACATATTTGCAAGACCTTGAAGAAGCCCCAgataagctaaaattgaagGTTTTTGGAACCTGCAAGATCAATGATCAAAATAAGATTTAAGAAAACAGAACATGAATAACACAACAAATACTAACCATAACAGCCAAGCATGACACTAATCTGTCAGCTTCCTTAATAAGATCTTCAAGCACCGTGCTTTCAGGGTCAGCTGCCTGCGTTAGCTCATGGCATATAACTTTCATACCTTCAACGGACTGCAGAAAACGAAAAGCATATATCAGACCAATGTTTCTGTTTAAAGAATGAATGTAAAATCTTAATATGTAGaaatataatataaaaaataaagaacACAGCTTCAAATAGATGGGATAGGTAGAACTATGGGAAGTGATAGACAGCATGACCTGCTCAGGCAAACCCAATGCAACTATCTCGAGAGCTTCACGCCAATCCGCAGGACCAGTTGCTGCTGGAATCTGCCTAGGTACCATGTGTCTATCCATATGAGCATCCGCATATCCAAAGTCCCTATTGATAGTCAAGCATAGACAGGTAGCTTTATGTAATGGTATATAAGAACATATGAAGAGCACAGTAAGACAACTGGAGCCTGGAGCaaccttgagatcattgatccCGTCACAGAACGGGAGACTACTTCTCCACTTTGTTCTGCTATATCAGACCTACATCCACAAAATGAAAGTACAGACAATTAAAAAAACAGCCATCACATTAGGAATAAATAAATGGCAAGATTCAGAGACACAGAACAAAGAACAAACCCATTCTCCCTAACTGAACGCCTCAAAGCTGCTCGAGCATCACCAGGCCTTCCTTCTCTCCTTTTATCCATTTCCCTTGCCTAACATACCATCAGGCAGAATACAGTACATTCTTAGTCGTAAAGCAATTGCAGTACCTTTTTGTAAAATATTATCATATGTTTGATTATAGAAACAAACCTTCCATTTAAACCTATCATCAAGCATGCTTCTTTGGGCATCTGAGAGTTTTCCAACATATCGCCATACATCATCCCCTGTTTTGTCAAACAAAGTATATTATGAGGCTCATGCAAATCAATTCAATAGTATAAAATATTGCAAAAGGAGACATCCTGCTAAATTGAGTAGATGCAATGATTTATTTCTTGTGCAAATACACAAGCACAAATGTCAAATAAATCATATAAACTGTTCAAGACAATTGATACAGAAAATATTCAATTTTTTTGTAGACTGGGCCATATGGAAATGCTCAaatattgagtttgaaacccaACTAACGGGTTTGATTGATTATGCACCAACAGAAGCTACAAATGTAAATGAAATATCATCTGCTCAAAAGGGAAGAAAAGGGTGGGTGCATACCAAGGTTCTTGTAGGCTGTTGCAAGCGTATTAAGGGCAGCTTTCCTAATCTCACCATCACGCTCTGCAGTCAGTGCTGCAACAGATGGCAAGTTTTTCATCAACCCACCAACCTGCATGACAAAAACAAGCATCTACTATAAGTAAAGCAAGACCACCAAACTGGCAAATGGGTGAAGATAGCAATTCAGACCTCTGTCCCATGATGGTCAATGAAGTATCCAATAATATCAACGCATTCTATCCTTGTCCGGTTATTTTTGGAGCGGAGCCCCTCAAGAACATAAGGAAGTAGTTTAGGAAGAGAATAAATGTTGACCAATTGCTTTATCAGCTCCCCCATTTTTTCCCTGACTTTTTCAATGTTATGACCAGACTGCAGAACAACAATAATTAGGTCATGATTGTAATATGAAATATGATTACACATCCAATATGCACTTTTGTACCAATCATACCTTCTCTATGAGGCAAGGAAGAAAAATTGCAGCTTCAGCTTCTGTCAACATGTAAGACTGGTCTTTTAGAATATCAAAAAGCTCAGGAAGAAAGTCAAGGACCTATAAGCGAAGGTAGTACACAGTACAGGAAACAAATTAGGTTATTGGGTCGCAACAAACGGAAATAAGGCCAGCATGATTCTTAACAAGAGTGCTATGCATTCACCTTCAACAAACATGTAGTGTTCGATTCACAAAAGCGTAAGACAAACCACCTTAATAGTATGTCAAGAAGTTCAATCACTTCTTTTCCACTCGAAGGAAGTGCCTGCACAGTTGTAACAGCATCAAAACAAGAAAATTCACAGGAACAAACGAAGTTAAATCACACTAATAAAGAGATTAAGTAATATTGTGATCAATTTCCAACCTTTTGTAGCAATTCAATACCATCTATTTGCCTCTTAAAGTCTGAGTTCCATAATCGCAAGCTTACATCTTCTCGGAAATGCTTAAACAAATCAATCTGCACATAAAATGTTATTCCAAGGGAATTAGCTAATATGTTCACACAGTAGTAACCCTATATACTAGATCAGGCAAAAGGAAGACGTATAAACCCACTATATTTCATCCTCTGTTTTAACATCAAATTCACCTACACCAATTTAACATATCTATTTGGTGAACATCCAACTTTTTAAAGATTACATATTTGAATTCAAATATTTGAAGCTATGACAAATCTGGGTATTGATCATTTCTAATACCAGTCAGACAAAGGGTTTTCTTTTCATTCCAAGGGGTCAATCATTGCCACACCATCGTTTAATACCACATATCCAGGTTGCTTTGTACTAATGTAAATGTAAACTGATTAAAAAGTTCAGATTTCCGCTTCTAGTTACATAACTTCATAGCACCTACTACCATGAATTTTGATCGTGTTGTGTCCAACTGTAACCATAGGATTTTGCATGCAAGCACAAAAGTATAACATCTGTTGTAACAGCTTAGTTCTCATTGTTATTATTGAGGGCAACACCAGGCTATAGATCTTTGCTTTTTATAATGTAAATGTAAACTGATTAAAAAGTTCAGATTTCTGCCTCTAGTTACATGACTTCATAGCAACAACTACCATGAATTTTGATCGAGTTGTGTCCAACAGTAACCATAGGATTTTGCATGCAAGCACGAAAGTATAACATCTGTTGTAACAGCTTAGTTCTCATTGTTATCATTGAAAGCATTTGATATATCAAAATATGAGTACTTATGTTATACAAAAACGGCCACAAGGAAAAATACCAGTATAAAAGCACTCAGCTGGAAGATTCTAACAAGGAATATAACAGGATGTAAATATAACAATCTTAAAGCAGTTCCCGTTTATGCAATATACAAACCTTTAGTTCATCAATCTGCTCTCGGCGCGGTTCTTCAAACTTGAATTTTCTTACCAAAACACGCCTCTCCCGCTCTTCCTGATCAATAGGTAAACTTATATGAGACCTGTGCATAATACAGGAATGTTGCAGGACCTGATGATTGCTCACCTTGTTTGAGTCCTTTATGTTAAATAATGACTGGGATTGTGCAGGGTCTTGAGTAGAAACCATAGTAACAGATGCTCTAGCTGGAAGTCCTCTCTGATAGTGTAGTAGTTAGAAAATAGGTATCAATAGCATTATCCACAAAGACAAAGAAAGATGCGACACATACTTGGGACACAGGTTTGCCCACATTAGAACCACGATCATTAGGACCATGCTTATTGTTCTTCAAACCTGCTTTTGATGGCAAACTCATGCTTGTTGTCACCATCTTAACAGATTCAGAAAATCCTGATGAAATAAGCAACAATAGTAAGCCAAGAACAAAAATTTCAACAAGTACATGAAAACAAATACTCccaccgttccaaattataaaatgcTTTGGTTTTTTAGATACATTGCttttattatgtatctataCATAGTGTATATCgaagtgcatagcaaaagttATGTATCTACAAAACCCAAAACGTCTTTTGATTTAGAATGAACGGAGTATGTTACAAATTACAATACACAATATGTAAGACACCACCTTCATGTACAGTGGACAGTTTCAGCCTTTCTGATACAATGGCCAAAGTAGGTGATGGCAAATCTTTCAAGTTCCTTCCAACCTACACCAAAACAATAAATTCAGTTGTAGGGAGAATGCTGCAGAATTAAATGGAAAGATGAATGAATGGAATAGGCGGATGAAACATACCACTTCTTGGCCACAGATCCTGAGAATTTCATTCATAAAGGATTCAGCAGCTTTGCGGACTTCAGAAGATTTATCCTTTTCAAAAGAAGGGTATAGCCATTGAATAACAACATTACTATAAATCAAACAAACAACAATAAAAAAATTCAGTTTAGACTAATACCATCAAAGAAGATGCAGATGGCTTCAACAAAGGCAAAGCCTCAGATGGATCACCCATTTTTGAAACATGCTTAGACAACCAATCAAAGAGATCTTTTCGCCCTTCTGAACCTGTTTTCTGATCACCCAAAGACACTATAATATATGGAACCATCTTGTCAAGTTGGGCTGCAGCAACCCACGAATCTAGAGCAGTCAAAGCGCTTTCTCGCATATGCTTCTTATTGTCACCAAGACACTTCAGCACATCTGCCAAAATACCCTTCATAACAAACAAACAGTTGTCAGTTATTCTAGCGACCAAAATAAACATGCAGAAGTAGAGAAATCATGATTAATTCCAAACCTTGCTTGACTTTTCAACAGAAGGTCCCATAGCAGATGCAAGGGCACCAATTGTGGACAAGGTTGCCATTACTAAATTTTTGTTGCTGTCATAAAGACGGCCTCTAAGCGCACTGAACAGGTCAGCTGCAGTGATAAGATGGCCAAGACAATTTACTACAAGTTGAACGGATACATTTATAGTCGTTTCAGATGAATATAATCAGCGGACCTGTTCCTGTAGGCTGGATACGTTTATTAGCCTCCTCCACAATTTTGGTGACTGCATCTATGGACTCCTGTCGTACCTGTGAATTCACATAAAAGCATAATATCAAATATCTTAAATAAAATCCAAGAAACTTACAGAATAAATCAAATAATTTAAAAGAGGCCACTACCTTCCAGTCCGGACTGCCCAGATTTTTTAGTAAAGTAGGTGTAATCTTAGCACTAATGTCTTCCCGTGGCAGCCCATCAGACGAGCCGGCAGATGCGGAAGATGCAGTATCCAGAACTCGAACAGTTCTCttcggagcagcagcagcaccctaATAATTGAACCAAACTGATGTCGGTGAAAATCGAAGTCACAATAAGTAAGCATTTTCCAAACAATGACTGTAACACAGCATACCTCAAAAGGATTTTTCTCATATTCAGTATCAAGGGAACTTAGAAGTGCTGGTTTAACATCACTTAAGAAGCCTTTAATATCTGCAGGATGGTTTATTTCAAGAACATGATATGGCGACTATCATATCATAACATATTAGAAAATATAAGAGGACAAGAAAGTGACCTGGGCCCACAAACTTATGTAGCATCCCAATTAGTTTTATAGTAGCATTTCTTGTTACAGCAGTACTAGACTGAAGACCGATGTCTTTGCAAAAATCAATCATGTCCTGGAACAGCAAAGACAGATAAGAACAAAAGTGTGGTAACACTGTAAATATAGAGCAAACAAGCAGAGGAAAGTGCACCTTTAGCTTTAAATTGGAGATCCCAAAGTCTTCCACAGCAGAGACCATCCAAAGAATACCCTCACTAAGGACCTTGGGATTCTTGTGCTCCTTCATTATTTTGTAAAGCTACAAAATAATTACTCATAATTATAGTAGTTGACAAACATCATATAAGCAGTGTGCATCTAAAGCACAGAATAATATGGAAAAGATGTTCAACAGTGCATACACTGTATTTATTGAGGACCAGCATATAACAACACCTAATTGGGTTAATTAAACAAATGTGGAGGACCTTTTGAACAAAAAACAATAATAGTGTAACGGTATCTCTTACCCTGTCAAACACAAATCCAGGACCCACTGCCTCACAAAACGCAGTGAGACATTTCATTGCAAAGGTCCGTGTTTTTATATCAGCAACCCTTTCACTTACGCCTGAGAAAATAGCAAATCAGGTGTTAACAAATTTACTGAAGTCAAACTTTACACATGACCAAGAATTGAACAGGAAACATTTAATATATGTTTAAAACTGGTAAAGTATGACCAATAGATCAATGACAATAGGTTATATGCAACCAAACGAAATGCACTTGTATGCTCAGCAGACAACACTAGGACATCCAAAATTAGATGTGAAAATAAGCACAAAACAAGTTAGACAGAAACAGGGTACCAAGATGAAGCTCCATGCTACATTATTTATGAATAAACTGCTGCAGAAAATAGCATGGATCCCTCTTATATTATAGCACATCAGAGACAAGTTCCTAAACTAAGGCCCACAGGCAAGTATATTAAAATCAAAATCCATAAATAGAACTTTCTCCTCTGTATCCGAGGAAAAAAAATAACCGAAGCCCAAACAGTGGATTGATAGTTATTGGTTTAGAAATGAAGATTTGTTGAAATTAAATTATTCAGAAGTTTGTTGAAATTGAATCAAATAAATTATGAGACCTAAGTTCCAAGCCTATCCTAAATTCCAAACCTTGCTTGATTTTTCAAAGAAGAGATTACTGAAGGGATAGTTATTCGAAGATTGACCAAGTTTATAAAGAAGAGTATTAACATTTGGGAAGTCAGAGAAGTATAAAATACATTTCATAGTGGATCTAACTATGCTCATTGGACACTGTAAATATTATTCTTCATTTCTATAATAATGGTTAAACTTAGGATAGTTTAGACAAGCATAGAAATCTTTATATTTTGGGGCAGATTAAGTAGAACATTATGCCTAATTTAAGTAGCCAGCTGAAGGGCACCTATACAGTGAATCTAAACATTCATAAACAAGGTCCTAAGCCCGGACCCTGGATGTAAGTCAATAGCCTATTAGCCTGTGGTTATGAACCCATCAACCAAACTAAGGCAGGAAAATAACTTAGGTTCAACCAGCAGTCTAGAGCCTAGTTTCTGTGAGCGTAACTATTTATAATTTACTGTCACCAATGCTCAGAAACTCGTGGTTTTAATCTGTTGACAAGTTTGCTAAGATTAGGTGGGTAATTTGACGAAAGCAAACTCAATCTTTATTTTTGGGTGCAAGATATACATATTACATAAAAAAAAGTACATGGAGAAGTAGAGGGGCCCATACCAAGAAGGCATAGAACCACACATCGCTTTGGAAATTTGTTTACAGTCGAGGCAATATAGGTGATGACCTCTATAACTTGTTGTTGTACCTGTTTCATTTAAATGGTATTACTTCCATAGCAAAGCGATATTTCAACCAAAAAAATTTATCAAACAGTAAGAACCTGAACATTCTTTTCGCTCCATCCAGGCACAGCGCACAACAAACGAATCAGAAGTTCAGCGGACTTATCAAGTTCTGTAAAACTTTC from Sorghum bicolor cultivar BTx623 chromosome 3, Sorghum_bicolor_NCBIv3, whole genome shotgun sequence encodes the following:
- the LOC110433379 gene encoding protein MOR1 isoform X2: MSTEDEKLLKEAKKLPWDERLQHKNWKVRNDANIDLAALCDSITDPKDARLREFGPLFKKTVADSNAPVQEKALDALLAFQRAADADASRYAKEVCDAIVAKCLTGRPKTVEKAQAAFLLWVELEAAEVFLESMEKAVKNKVAKAVVPAIDVMFQALSEFGTKVVPPKKILKMLPELFDHPDQNVRASSKGLTLELCRWIGKDPVKSILFEKMRDTMKKELEAELANVSGLAKPTRKIRSEQEKELEEEAVPETSGANTSEEAAADAPVEIDEYDLVDPVDILTPLEKSGFWDGVKATKWSERRDAVAELTKLASAKKIAHGDFHEISRTLKKLITDVNLAVAVEATQAIGNLARGLRAHFSGNARMLLPVLLEKLKEKKPTMAEALNQTLQAMHKSGCFTLIDVIEDVRVAVKNKVPLVRSSTLTWVAICIETSNKATVLKLHKEYVPICMECLNDGTPEVRDASFSVLTAIAKMVGMKPLERSLEKLDDVRKKKLSDMIGSSSDTVLSSGTAPITTSGAATSARGVADSMSMKRSAASMLSGKKPVQAAAATKKSGPSKSTAAKKTDGGSQSKTSAAPEIEDVEPAEMSLEEIEERLRSVVKAETISQLKSSVWKERLEAIGILKQEVESFTELDKSAELLIRLLCAVPGWSEKNVQVQQQVIEVITYIASTVNKFPKRCVVLCLLGVSERVADIKTRTFAMKCLTAFCEAVGPGFVFDRLYKIMKEHKNPKVLSEGILWMVSAVEDFGISNLKLKDMIDFCKDIGLQSSTAVTRNATIKLIGMLHKFVGPDIKGFLSDVKPALLSSLDTEYEKNPFEGAAAAPKRTVRVLDTASSASAGSSDGLPREDISAKITPTLLKNLGSPDWKVRQESIDAVTKIVEEANKRIQPTGTADLFSALRGRLYDSNKNLVMATLSTIGALASAMGPSVEKSSKGILADVLKCLGDNKKHMRESALTALDSWVAAAQLDKMVPYIIVSLGDQKTGSEGRKDLFDWLSKHVSKMGDPSEALPLLKPSASSLMDKSSEVRKAAESFMNEILRICGQEVVGRNLKDLPSPTLAIVSERLKLSTVHEGFSESVKMVTTSMSLPSKAGLKNNKHGPNDRGSNVGKPVSQRGLPARASVTMVSTQDPAQSQSLFNIKDSNKEERERRVLVRKFKFEEPRREQIDELKIDLFKHFREDVSLRLWNSDFKRQIDGIELLQKALPSSGKEVIELLDILLRWFVLRFCESNTTCLLKVLDFLPELFDILKDQSYMLTEAEAAIFLPCLIEKSGHNIEKVREKMGELIKQLVNIYSLPKLLPYVLEGLRSKNNRTRIECVDIIGYFIDHHGTEVGGLMKNLPSVAALTAERDGEIRKAALNTLATAYKNLGDDVWRYVGKLSDAQRSMLDDRFKWKAREMDKRREGRPGDARAALRRSVRENGSDIAEQSGEVVSRSVTGSMISRDFGYADAHMDRHMVPRQIPAATGPADWREALEIVALGLPEQSVEGMKVICHELTQAADPESTVLEDLIKEADRLVSCLAVMVPKTFNFSLSGASSRSCKYVLNTLMQTFQIKRLAHAVKEGTLDNLITELLLWLLDERVPLMDDGSQLLKALNVLMLKILDNAERTSSFVVLINLLRPLDPSRWPSPTPAESLAVKNQKFSDLVVKCLIKLTKVLQSTIFEVDLDRILQSIHIYLQELGMEEIRRRAGADDKPLRMVKTVLHELVKLRGTAIKGHLSMVPIDAEPQPIILAYIDLNLQTLAAARMLTPSGPMGQTHWGDAASNNPNPSSHSADAQLKQELAAVFKKIGDKQTCTIGLYELYRITQLYPKVDIFAQLQNASEAFRTYIRDGLAQVEKNAAAGRTPSSLPLSTPPPIAAIPSPKFAPSPVHTKSIGSKTDYNEDNGIGETQPFRGQGDATDQQTDRYQTSGTLDALRERMKSIQAAAIGHFDGAQARPLASMNGSNVLHGGARLDGEPQQQSNIPPMDERALSGLQARMERLKSGSMESL
- the LOC110433379 gene encoding protein MOR1 isoform X1, coding for MSTEDEKLLKEAKKLPWDERLQHKNWKVRNDANIDLAALCDSITDPKDARLREFGPLFKKTVADSNAPVQEKALDALLAFQRAADADASRYAKEVCDAIVAKCLTGRPKTVEKAQAAFLLWVELEAAEVFLESMEKAVKNKVAKAVVPAIDVMFQALSEFGTKVVPPKKILKMLPELFDHPDQNVRASSKGLTLELCRWIGKDPVKSILFEKMRDTMKKELEAELANVSGLAKPTRKIRSEQEKELEEEAVPETSGANTSEEAAADAPVEIDEYDLVDPVDILTPLEKSGFWDGVKATKWSERRDAVAELTKLASAKKIAHGDFHEISRTLKKLITDVNLAVAVEATQAIGNLARGLRAHFSGNARMLLPVLLEKLKEKKPTMAEALNQTLQAMHKSGCFTLIDVIEDVRVAVKNKVPLVRSSTLTWVAICIETSNKATVLKLHKEYVPICMECLNDGTPEVRDASFSVLTAIAKMVGMKPLERSLEKLDDVRKKKLSDMIGSSSDTVLSSGTAPITTSGAATSARGVADSMSMKRSAASMLSGKKPVQAAAATKKSGPSKSTAAKKTDGGSQSKTSAAPEIEDVEPAEMSLEEIEERLRSVVKAETISQLKSSVWKERLEAIGILKQEVESFTELDKSAELLIRLLCAVPGWSEKNVQVQQQVIEVITYIASTVNKFPKRCVVLCLLGVSERVADIKTRTFAMKCLTAFCEAVGPGFVFDRLYKIMKEHKNPKVLSEGILWMVSAVEDFGISNLKLKDMIDFCKDIGLQSSTAVTRNATIKLIGMLHKFVGPDIKGFLSDVKPALLSSLDTEYEKNPFEGAAAAPKRTVRVLDTASSASAGSSDGLPREDISAKITPTLLKNLGSPDWKVRQESIDAVTKIVEEANKRIQPTGTADLFSALRGRLYDSNKNLVMATLSTIGALASAMGPSVEKSSKGILADVLKCLGDNKKHMRESALTALDSWVAAAQLDKMVPYIIVSLGDQKTGSEGRKDLFDWLSKHVSKMGDPSEALPLLKPSASSLMDKSSEVRKAAESFMNEILRICGQEVVGRNLKDLPSPTLAIVSERLKLSTVHEGFSESVKMVTTSMSLPSKAGLKNNKHGPNDRGSNVGKPVSQRGLPARASVTMVSTQDPAQSQSLFNIKDSNKEERERRVLVRKFKFEEPRREQIDELKIDLFKHFREDVSLRLWNSDFKRQIDGIELLQKALPSSGKEVIELLDILLRWFVLRFCESNTTCLLKVLDFLPELFDILKDQSYMLTEAEAAIFLPCLIEKSGHNIEKVREKMGELIKQLVNIYSLPKLLPYVLEGLRSKNNRTRIECVDIIGYFIDHHGTEVGGLMKNLPSVAALTAERDGEIRKAALNTLATAYKNLGDDVWRYVGKLSDAQRSMLDDRFKWKAREMDKRREGRPGDARAALRRSVRENGSDIAEQSGEVVSRSVTGSMISRDFGYADAHMDRHMVPRQIPAATGPADWREALEIVALGLPEQSVEGMKVICHELTQAADPESTVLEDLIKEADRLVSCLAVMVPKTFNFSLSGASSRSCKYVLNTLMQTFQIKRLAHAVKEGTLDNLITELLLWLLDERVPLMDDGSQLLKALNVLMLKILDNAERTSSFVVLINLLRPLDPSRWPSPTPAESLAVKNQKFSDLVVKCLIKLTKVLQSTIFEVDLDRILQSIHIYLQELGMEEIRRRAGADDKPLRMVKTVLHELVKLRGTAIKGHLSMVPIDAEPQPIILAYIDLNLQTLAAARMLTPSGPMGQTHWGDAASNNPNPSSHSADAQLKQELAAVFKKIGDKQTCTIGLYELYRITQLYPKVDIFAQLQNASEAFRTYIRDGLAQVEKNAAAGRTPSSLPLSTPPPIAAIPSPKFAPSPVHTKSIGSKTDYNEDNGIGETQPFRGQGDATDQQTDRYQTSAGTLDALRERMKSIQAAAIGHFDGAQARPLASMNGSNVLHGGARLDGEPQQQSNIPPMDERALSGLQARMERLKSGSMESL